Below is a genomic region from Burkholderia pyrrocinia.
CGTTCCGACTGCGCTCGAGGCCGCACCCATCGCCGTCGCCTGGTCGCCGGTTGCCACGGCATTTCCGCCGACGGCCGTCGCAAAGGCACCGGTCGCGGCCGACATGCGGCCGATCGCGACGGTTTCGCTATAGGCTCCGGTCGACGAGCCCGAATTCGCGGCTGCCGCAGTGCCGATCGCCACGTTGTCGCAGCCCGTTGCAGTGGCCGGATACGTGCCGCTTCCCGAGATGGCGATGTTGCCGACACAGCCGGCCGCCGTTTCGGTGGACGTCCCGTTCTGCACATAGTCGGCCCGCGCCGGCGCAGAGGCCGTGAAGGCAACAACTGCCGCGCCAACGGCGGCAGCAAGTACCGCCTTCGACTTTGCCGGCACGCGCCGTGCCGGATTCCCCAACCCTCGATGATTCTTGTTCATGTTATTTCTTGGCTCGATATAGAAATTAGTTATGCTTTGCATATTCGTCTGGCGATTTCCCGGTCGCATCTCATTCATGTCATTTGTGTGAAACCTTTGCTTGATCACAATCAAATTAAAAAGATGTGCTAAGCAAATTCGACACTCAGCGGCGTGAATCAGATGGGGAAGCGGTACACAGGTGCGGCTGCTGGATTTGAAGATGCCGGAACACCGGCGCTTCCCGGATCTGCACCTTGAGATGCGACGACGCATTCTGATCGGACTCACCGGCGCCCATGTTTGCCATGGCGGCCGATCTCTATGTCTTGGGGAAAGTTCGTCGTGTCGATGTATGCGCTGACCGCCGGCATACCGGTCTTCGGAGCGGCAGCCGGCGTTCAGGCTTCGGCTTCCGTCAATCTTCGTTGCGCGCTTGTTACTACGCCGCCAGCGCCCGCATCGCGTCCACCGTCTCCGGATTCGGCGGAAAGAACGCCTCGATCGCGAGTTCTGAAAGCGTCACGTCGACCGGTGTGCCGTGAACACCGCGACGGCGCGCTGAGCGGACAGCCGGCAGGGCAGCCTGTCACGTTTCGGGGTGCCTAGATCGGCAGGCGCACCGTCTGCTTGATGCGCTTCAGCGGAATCTCCGTTTCGACGTTGCGTACGCCTTCGATCTGCGTGAGCGTTTCCATCTGGAAGCGCTGATAGTCGTCGAGATCCCGCGCGATGACGCGCAGCAGGTAATCGTAGCTGCCGGCCATCAGGTGGCATTCGAGGACTTCGGGCGCTTGCTCCATTTCGCGTGCGAAGCGCTCGACCGTCTTCTTGTCCTGGCGCTCCAGCGTGACGCGCACGAACGCCGTGAACCTCAGGTCGACGGCGGCGGGGTTCAGCAGCGCGACATAGGCGTCGATCACGCCCTGCTCTTCGAGCAGGTGAACGCGGCGCAGGCAGGGCGTGGCCGAGAGCCCGGCCTGTTGCGCGAGTTCGGCGTTCGTCTGGTTCGAATTCTGTTGCAGCGCACGCAGAATGCGCCGGTCGATCGCGTCCAGCTTGATTGGCATTTTTGGCTACTGTGAATGGGATTGGTAGAGAATAGCGCCAATTTCAGTATTTCAGTTAGCCAAATACGCATCCAATCTCCACGGCAACGCGCCGATAATCCGAGGACCGGCCGGCCGGTGCAACGCGCGATGAACGCCCACGGCGCGCGCGATTCCCGTCCCCCCGGCAATCCCCTTCAGGAGATCTCCCATGCTGCACGTATCCTGGCTGCCGTTCATCGCCACGTCCCTTCTGATCATCGTCACGCCGGGCCAGGACATGGTGCTCGTGATGTCGCGCACGCTGTCCGGCGGCACGCGCGCGGGCCTCGTGACCGCGGCGGGTGTCAGCGTCGGGCTGCTCGTGCACACGATGCTCGCGACGCTCGGGCTGGGTGC
It encodes:
- a CDS encoding Lrp/AsnC family transcriptional regulator, with product MPIKLDAIDRRILRALQQNSNQTNAELAQQAGLSATPCLRRVHLLEEQGVIDAYVALLNPAAVDLRFTAFVRVTLERQDKKTVERFAREMEQAPEVLECHLMAGSYDYLLRVIARDLDDYQRFQMETLTQIEGVRNVETEIPLKRIKQTVRLPI